One region of Miscanthus floridulus cultivar M001 chromosome 19, ASM1932011v1, whole genome shotgun sequence genomic DNA includes:
- the LOC136528439 gene encoding berberine bridge enzyme-like Cyn d 4, giving the protein MRGILYQLVVVAAICALSSGSIPVASVFNATDAFLVCLVGAGVPPRLLQTPASPSYSALLLSSVRNLRYVTPGTPRPLAIVAAAEPAHAQAAVRCGRRHGVRVRARSGGHDYEGLSYASLDPRERFAVLDLAALRDVRVDSARAEAWAGSGATLGEVYYAVAAASRVLAFPAGICPTVGVGGHLSGGGFGTLMRRYGLAADNVIDAVLVDADGRLLNRTTMGEDLFWAIRGGGGESFGVVLSWKLRLVRVPETVTVFTVRRSIRQSASDLITKWQAIAPALPRDLILRVVVQNQHAQFEALFLGRCSRLLDHMRAHFPDLGVTQPDCEEISWIQSTVYFAFYSSSKPLELLLDRSGETRRYVKAKSDFVQEPIPRHVWENTWSWLEKPEAGLLILDPYGGRMGSISPSATPFPHRKGNLYNIQYYSYWFENGTAALEKRMTWVRGLYGQMEPYVSKNPRTGYINYKDLDLGTNELEDNNVTSYAKARIWGEKYFKGNFERLAAVKAMVDPDDFFRNEQSIPPLPAAKGWSSI; this is encoded by the coding sequence ATGCGCGGAATCTTGTACCAGCTCGTCGTCGTGGCCGCCATCTGCGCCCTCTCCAGCGGCAGCATCCCAGTCGCCTCAGTTTTCAATGCGACCGACGCGTTCCTCGTCTGCCTCGTCGGCGCCGGCGTCCCGCCGCGCCTCCTGCAGACCCCGGCGTCCCCGTCGTACTCTGCGCTGCTGCTCTCCTCCGTGCGCAACCTCCGCTACGTCACGCCGGGCACCCCGCGGCCGCTCGCCATCGTGGCCGCCGCCGAGCCCGCCCACGCGCAGGCCGCCGTACGCTGCGGCCGCCGCCACGGCGTGCGCGTCCGCGCCCGAAGCGGCGGGCACGACTACGAGGGCCTATCCTACGCCTCCCTCGACCCCCGCGAGCGCTTCGCCGTGCTCGACCTCGCCGCTCTCCGCGACGTCCGCGTTGACTCCGCACGCGCCGAGGCGTGGGCCGGGTCGGGAGCCACGCTCGGCGAGGTCTActacgccgtcgccgccgccagccGCGTGCTTGCGTTCCCCGCGGGGATCTGCCCCACCGTCGGCGTCGGCGGGCACCTCAGCGGCGGCGGGTTCGGCACGCTGATGCGCAGGTACGGCCTCGCCGCGGACAACGTCATTGACGCCGTCCTCGTTGACGCCGACGGGAGGCTCCTGAACCGGACCACCATGGGGGAGGACCTGTTCTGGGCCATCCGCGGTGGCGGCGGAGAGAGCTTCGGTGTCGTACTGTCTTGGAAGCTCCGCCTCGTGCGCGTGCCGGAGACAGTCACCGTGTTCACCGTGCGCCGGTCAATAAGACAGTCCGCCTCGGATCTCATCACCAAATGGCAGGCAATCGCGCCGGCGCTGCCCCGGGACCTCATCCTCCGGGTTGTCGTGCAGAACCAGCACGCGCAATTTGAGGCCTTGTTCCTCGGCCGCTGCAGCCGCCTCCTTGACCACATGCGAGCTCACTTCCCCGACCTTGGCGTCACCCAACCGGACTGCGAGGAGATAAGCTGGATCCAGTCCACCGTGTACTTCGCCTTCTACTCCAGCTCCAAGCCGCTGGAGCTGCTCCTGGACAGGAGCGGCGAGACGCGCAGGTACGTCAAGGCCAAGTCCGACTTCGTGCAAGAACCCATCCCGCGGCACGTGTGGGAGAACACATGGTCGTGGCTGGAGAAGCCCGAGGCCGGGCTGCTCATCCTGGACCCCTACGGCGGCCGGATGGGCAGCATCTCTCCGTCAGCGACGCCGTTCCCGCACCGGAAGGGGAACCTGTACAACATCCAGTACTACTCGTACTGGTTCGAGAATGGCACTGCAGCATTGGAGAAGCGGATGACCTGGGTCAGAGGGTTGTACGGGCAGATGGAGCCGTATGTATCCAAGAACCCAAGAACTGGCTATATCAACTACAAGGACTTGGATCTTGGGACGAATGAGTTGGAGGACAATAATGTGACTAGCTACGCCAAGGCGAGGATCTGGGGGGAGAAGTATTTCAAAGGTAATTTTGAGAGGCTGGCAGCTGTAAAGGCCATGGTGGATCCTGATGACTTCTTCAGGAATGAGCAGAGCATCCCTCCTCTTCCCGCTGCAAAAGGATGGAGCTCCATTTGA